The sequence GAAGGATCGTTGTGATAGTAGGAAGTTTATTCGTTTTGTGGCAAAATTTCCTAACATTAAAACACGTAAGAAAATTGGCATGTTGATGGAAGAAATGGGGTATTCTGATAAAGAGCTTATCCCGATTATCAAAAGCATAGAAGATACGGCAATAAGTTCATTCACCGGTTCTTTCAAAGGTAAACTTAATACGAAATGGAAAGTTATCATAAATGATACACAAAGATAAGGCGCAATTTATAGATGTTATCAATATGACTGCCAATCGAACCGGCTTTCGTGCGTCACTTATAGAGAAGGATTATTACTTAACCTTGATTTTATCGAAAATCAATGAGCTTTCGCAGGACCTTATATTTAAAGGTGGCACATGTCTTAATAAAATTTATTACTCTTATTATCGTTTGAGCGAAGATTTGGATTTTAGCATGCGTTTACCGGAATACACAACGACTAGAACTAATCGACGCAAATCAATACAACCGATTAAGGATAAGATCGAAGGATTTGTCAAAAGACTTGGTTTTCACATTAAAGGAGTAGAAAAAACAGGACGCAATGAGTCGAAGCAGTATGTTTATTACTTTACATATAAATCTGTGCTTCAGCCAACTGATCAGATAATTAAATTTGAAATAGGACTTAGGTTTAATCCAATTTGCGCTGTAGTGAAAATGAAAGTGCAACATAAGTTTTTGCATCCATTTACGGGTGAGCCACTTTTTGATGGTGGTGAGGTAAATTGTTTGTCATTGAAAGAGATTGTGAGTGAAAAGCTTCGAGCTGCTGCCTTGAGAAAAAACATTGCCCCACGCGATTTTTATGATCTTGACTTTATTCTGCGTAATAATTTCATTTTAGCGGATAAAGAGGTTATTGAGCTTTTTAAGAAAAAGATTAAGGAAGATAGTGGAGACTTAGATTTAGCAAAATATCGCATTAATCTCGGTCGATCTAACAATGAGATTACCGACATGCGATACAGAATAGAAAAGGAGCTGTTTGACGTTTTAACAGCTGATGAGCGGGAAATTTTTGATCTCGATAAAGCCCTTAAGCGGATCAATAAGGAGATGAATAAAATAGGGACACTCTAGGTAATACCAATCCATGCAATGCGTTATAATTTTGCAAAAATAGGGACAGCTACCTATTTTCTGATATGTTATTTTGAAATCGTTCTACTAGAAAGCCCAAAAATAGGTAGCTGTCCCTATTTTCTCTCAAGAACTTTGGGAAATCTTCTGTCAGAAGGAATCCTATTATAGCTGATTTATTCCATAGAATGGGTAAAGTTGAACGTATGGGATCAGGCATTGAAAGAATGCGAGTTCTTATGCGAGAGGCAGGGTTAAAAGAACCGTTATTTGAAATAGAGAACTTTTTTCAAGTTATTTTTTATCGGGATCCACGCTATTCACTAAAAACAGTTGGTTCCCAGAAAATTTCCCAGAAAACTTCCCAGAAAACTTCCCAGAAAATTCTAGAATTGATGAAGAATAATCCAATAATCACTATAGCAGAACTGGCCCCAGTAATTGGTGTTAGTGAAAGGACTGTCAAATATCAGATAGCAAACTTGAAAAAATCAGGATTGTTAAAACGTGTTGGTCCTGATAAAGGTGGATATTGGAAAATTGTTTAGTAATTATATATGATGCTTGAATAGTTCAAATTGATAATAATACGTATGAGATTTATTCACTGCTAAACTTTCGGAACAATTTGCTAAAGGCAATGAACTAAAAAAACTATCGGTAAAAACTTAAAGTAGTTTGACTATGAGTTTTGAAATGACAATGAATAAAGAA is a genomic window of Candidatus Ancaeobacter aquaticus containing:
- a CDS encoding nucleotidyl transferase AbiEii/AbiGii toxin family protein; translation: MIHKDKAQFIDVINMTANRTGFRASLIEKDYYLTLILSKINELSQDLIFKGGTCLNKIYYSYYRLSEDLDFSMRLPEYTTTRTNRRKSIQPIKDKIEGFVKRLGFHIKGVEKTGRNESKQYVYYFTYKSVLQPTDQIIKFEIGLRFNPICAVVKMKVQHKFLHPFTGEPLFDGGEVNCLSLKEIVSEKLRAAALRKNIAPRDFYDLDFILRNNFILADKEVIELFKKKIKEDSGDLDLAKYRINLGRSNNEITDMRYRIEKELFDVLTADEREIFDLDKALKRINKEMNKIGTL
- a CDS encoding ATP-binding protein, translated to MSLFSLKNFGKSSVRRNPIIADLFHRMGKVERMGSGIERMRVLMREAGLKEPLFEIENFFQVIFYRDPRYSLKTVGSQKISQKTSQKTSQKILELMKNNPIITIAELAPVIGVSERTVKYQIANLKKSGLLKRVGPDKGGYWKIV